In Pongo pygmaeus isolate AG05252 chromosome 13, NHGRI_mPonPyg2-v2.0_pri, whole genome shotgun sequence, one genomic interval encodes:
- the GLT6D1 gene encoding putative glycosyltransferase 6 domain-containing protein 1: MNSKRMLLLVLFAFSLMLAERYFRNRRVEELRLSDWFHPRKRPDVITKTDWLAPILWEGTFDRRVLEKHYRRRNITVGLAVFATGRFAEEYLRPFLHSANKHFMTGYRVIFYIMVDAFFKLPDIEPSPLRTFKLFKVATERWWLDGPLVHVKSLGEHIASHIQDEVDLLFSMAANQVFQNEFGVETLGPLVAQLHAWWYFRNTKNFPYERRPTSAACISFGQGDFYYGSLMVGGTPHNILDFIKEYLNGVIHDIKNGLNSTYEKHLNKYFYLNKPTKLLSPEYSWDLAFSPPPQIQYVKVAHDSQRKL; the protein is encoded by the exons GAATCGCCGAGTAGAAGAACTTCGGCTCTCAGACTGGTTTCATCCTAG AAAACGCCCTGATGTTATAACGAAAACAGACTGGCTCGCTCCCATCCTATGGGAAGGGACTTTCGACAGGCGGGTCCTGGAAAAACATTACAGAAGGCGGAATATCACTGTGGGCCTGGCCGTCTTTGCTACTGGCAG GTTTGCAGAGGAGTACCTGAGGCCGTTCCTACACTCCGCAAATAAGCACTTCATGACAGGCTACCGAGTGATCTTCTACATCATGGTGGACGCCTTCTTCAAGCTGCCTGACATAGAGCCCAGTCCTCTTCGAACGTTCAAATTATTTAAAGTGGCCACCGAGAGGTGGTGGCTCGATGGCCCCCTGGTGCATGTGAAGAGCCTGGGTGAACACATCGCCAGTCACATCCAGGATGAGGTGGACTTGCTCTTCAGCATGGCTGCCAACCAGGTCTTCCAGAACGAGTTCGGGGTGGAGACCCTGGGCCCGTTGGTGGCCCAGCTCCACGCCTGGTGGTATTTCAGAAACACCAAGAACTTCCCTTACGAGAGGAGGCCGACCTCAGCAGCTTGCATCTCGTTTGGACAGGGGGATTTCTATTATGGCAGCTTGATGGTTGGTGGCACACCCCATAATATTTTAGACTTCATCAAAGAATATCTGAACGGAGTTATTCATGACATCAAAAATGGACTCAATAGCACCTATGAAAAGCACCTTAACAAGTATTTTTACCTCAATAAACCCACCAAGCTGTTATCACCAGAATACAGCTGGGATCTTGCATTTTCTCCTCCTCCACAGATCCAATACGTCAAGGTCGCACATGATTCCCAGAGGAAATTATGA